A genomic stretch from Coffea arabica cultivar ET-39 chromosome 10c, Coffea Arabica ET-39 HiFi, whole genome shotgun sequence includes:
- the LOC113714495 gene encoding protein NRT1/ PTR FAMILY 5.10 isoform X2: MQSRKLSDGAAWTVHGNCSWKCKFVDRFRILDASFWSNSCRFISWPLSNQHHFFHPLHPDEWNEQGLGFSTLAVALISNNQETSRIAAVPSTELQVLFFASLYLVALAQGYQSTIQVFGADQFDRQHQEESKANTSFFNWWLFGLSLGVALAYLILPYIQENIGWGIGFGIPCLAMVIGLVLLLLGHRTYRFAIRRDDTCPCSHEDDQEASQNNPQQIIPTHEFPNKVLHAKKDDTKENIISGSSRRKHTEVKKTLKLLPIWSSCLMYAIAWAQVPTFFTKQATGVDKSIGQSFNIPSASLRVFIPLTTMCCTPIYDRVFVPLARIVTENPSGITEFQRIKIGMTISVLDMVIAALVEKKRLGIAQEYGLIDIPNSTVPMSFWLLVPQNMLCSIAYVFTVVGMQKFFYDQVPTELRSIGLSLSFGALGVGNFLSSLLIFVIDEITSQNGRDSWFSNNLNRAHLDYFYWLLAGLGFLGLVAFAFLEKSFSKENISLERTAPA; the protein is encoded by the exons ATGCAATCTCGTAAACTATCTGACGGGGCCGCTTGGACAGTCCATGGCAATTGCAGCTGGAAATGTAAATTTGTGGACAGGTTTAGGATCCTTGATGCCAGTTTTTGGAGCAATAGTTGCCGATTCATTTCTTGGCCTCTATCAAACCAACATCATTTCTTCCATCCTCTACATCCTG ATGAATGGAACGAACAGGGACTCGGCTTTTCGACCCTAGCAGTTGCACTTATTTCAAACAATCAAGAAACGAGCAGGATTGCAGCTGTCCCATCTACTGAACTGCAGGTTTTATTTTTCGCCTCGCTATACTTGGTAGCATTGGCGCAAGGATATCAATCCACCATACAAGTCTTCGGAGCTGATCAATTTGATCGACAACATCAAGAAGAAAGCAAAGCCAATACCTCATttttcaattggtggctttttGGATTGTCTTTAGGTGTTGCTTTAGCATATCTGATCTTACCCTACATTCAAGAAAATATAGGGTGGGGAATTGGTTTTGGAATTCCATGTCTAGCAATGGTAATTGGGCTCGTCCTACTTTTACTGGGACATAGAACTTACCGCTTTGCTATTAGAAGAGATGATACATGCCCTTGCTCGCATGAAGACGATCAAGAAGCTTCGCAAAATAATCCTCAACAAATCATTCCAACTCACGA GTTTCCCAACAAAGTTTTGCATGCCAAGAAAGATGATACAAAGGAAAACATCATCTCAGGTTCCTCCAGGAGAAAGCATACAGAAGTAAAGAAAACTCTAAAGCTGCTCCCCATATGGTCTTCTTGTTTAATGTACGCAATTGCCTGGGCACAAGTTCCCACATTTTTTACCAAGCAAGCAACCGGAGTGGACAAATCAATAGGGCAAAGCTTCAATATCCCATCAGCTTCCCTTCGGGTGTTCATCCCACTTACGACAATGTGCTGCACTCCAATATATGACCGAGTCTTTGTGCCATTAGCAAGAATTGTGACAGAAAATCCCTCGGGAATAACAGAATTCCAGAGAATAAAAATCGGGATGACAATATCTGTACTGGATATGGTTATTGCAGCTCTAGTTgagaagaaaagacttggaattGCTCAAGAATATGGTCTAATTGATATCCCAAATTCAACAGTTCCTATGAGTTTCTGGTTGTTGGTGCCTCAAAATATGTTGTGTTCAATAGCATATGTGTTCACCGTTGTGGGAATGCAGAAGTTTTTCTATGATCAGGTACCTACAGAATTAAGAAGTATTggcctctctctttcttttggtGCACTTGGAGTAGGGAACTTCTTAAGCAGCTTGCTCATATTTGTCATTGATGAAataacaagtcaaaatggaagGGATAGTTggttttctaacaacttgaatCGAGCACATCTTGATTATTTCTATTGGCTTCTTGCTGGACTAGGTTTCCTAGGTCTAGTAGCCTTTGCCTTCTTAGAAAAATCGTTCTCTAAGGAAAATATTAGTCTTGAAAGGACTGCTCCAGCATAA
- the LOC113714495 gene encoding protein NRT1/ PTR FAMILY 5.10 isoform X4 — protein sequence MAIAAGNVNLWTGLGSLMPVFGAIVADSFLGLYQTNIISSILYILGLGFSTLAVALISNNQETSRIAAVPSTELQVLFFASLYLVALAQGYQSTIQVFGADQFDRQHQEESKANTSFFNWWLFGLSLGVALAYLILPYIQENIGWGIGFGIPCLAMVIGLVLLLLGHRTYRFAIRRDDTCPCSHEDDQEASQNNPQQIIPTHEFPNKVLHAKKDDTKENIISGSSRRKHTEVKKTLKLLPIWSSCLMYAIAWAQVPTFFTKQATGVDKSIGQSFNIPSASLRVFIPLTTMCCTPIYDRVFVPLARIVTENPSGITEFQRIKIGMTISVLDMVIAALVEKKRLGIAQEYGLIDIPNSTVPMSFWLLVPQNMLCSIAYVFTVVGMQKFFYDQVPTELRSIGLSLSFGALGVGNFLSSLLIFVIDEITSQNGRDSWFSNNLNRAHLDYFYWLLAGLGFLGLVAFAFLEKSFSKENISLERTAPA from the exons ATGGCAATTGCAGCTGGAAATGTAAATTTGTGGACAGGTTTAGGATCCTTGATGCCAGTTTTTGGAGCAATAGTTGCCGATTCATTTCTTGGCCTCTATCAAACCAACATCATTTCTTCCATCCTCTACATCCTG GGACTCGGCTTTTCGACCCTAGCAGTTGCACTTATTTCAAACAATCAAGAAACGAGCAGGATTGCAGCTGTCCCATCTACTGAACTGCAGGTTTTATTTTTCGCCTCGCTATACTTGGTAGCATTGGCGCAAGGATATCAATCCACCATACAAGTCTTCGGAGCTGATCAATTTGATCGACAACATCAAGAAGAAAGCAAAGCCAATACCTCATttttcaattggtggctttttGGATTGTCTTTAGGTGTTGCTTTAGCATATCTGATCTTACCCTACATTCAAGAAAATATAGGGTGGGGAATTGGTTTTGGAATTCCATGTCTAGCAATGGTAATTGGGCTCGTCCTACTTTTACTGGGACATAGAACTTACCGCTTTGCTATTAGAAGAGATGATACATGCCCTTGCTCGCATGAAGACGATCAAGAAGCTTCGCAAAATAATCCTCAACAAATCATTCCAACTCACGA GTTTCCCAACAAAGTTTTGCATGCCAAGAAAGATGATACAAAGGAAAACATCATCTCAGGTTCCTCCAGGAGAAAGCATACAGAAGTAAAGAAAACTCTAAAGCTGCTCCCCATATGGTCTTCTTGTTTAATGTACGCAATTGCCTGGGCACAAGTTCCCACATTTTTTACCAAGCAAGCAACCGGAGTGGACAAATCAATAGGGCAAAGCTTCAATATCCCATCAGCTTCCCTTCGGGTGTTCATCCCACTTACGACAATGTGCTGCACTCCAATATATGACCGAGTCTTTGTGCCATTAGCAAGAATTGTGACAGAAAATCCCTCGGGAATAACAGAATTCCAGAGAATAAAAATCGGGATGACAATATCTGTACTGGATATGGTTATTGCAGCTCTAGTTgagaagaaaagacttggaattGCTCAAGAATATGGTCTAATTGATATCCCAAATTCAACAGTTCCTATGAGTTTCTGGTTGTTGGTGCCTCAAAATATGTTGTGTTCAATAGCATATGTGTTCACCGTTGTGGGAATGCAGAAGTTTTTCTATGATCAGGTACCTACAGAATTAAGAAGTATTggcctctctctttcttttggtGCACTTGGAGTAGGGAACTTCTTAAGCAGCTTGCTCATATTTGTCATTGATGAAataacaagtcaaaatggaagGGATAGTTggttttctaacaacttgaatCGAGCACATCTTGATTATTTCTATTGGCTTCTTGCTGGACTAGGTTTCCTAGGTCTAGTAGCCTTTGCCTTCTTAGAAAAATCGTTCTCTAAGGAAAATATTAGTCTTGAAAGGACTGCTCCAGCATAA
- the LOC113714495 gene encoding protein NRT1/ PTR FAMILY 5.10 isoform X1, with the protein MAISTAKGSRNLEAVTPLLVRDDDEVLEGYVDYRGYPSKRSKSGGWRSASLILGGGSLERFAFRGIECNLVNYLTGPLGQSMAIAAGNVNLWTGLGSLMPVFGAIVADSFLGLYQTNIISSILYILGLGFSTLAVALISNNQETSRIAAVPSTELQVLFFASLYLVALAQGYQSTIQVFGADQFDRQHQEESKANTSFFNWWLFGLSLGVALAYLILPYIQENIGWGIGFGIPCLAMVIGLVLLLLGHRTYRFAIRRDDTCPCSHEDDQEASQNNPQQIIPTHEFPNKVLHAKKDDTKENIISGSSRRKHTEVKKTLKLLPIWSSCLMYAIAWAQVPTFFTKQATGVDKSIGQSFNIPSASLRVFIPLTTMCCTPIYDRVFVPLARIVTENPSGITEFQRIKIGMTISVLDMVIAALVEKKRLGIAQEYGLIDIPNSTVPMSFWLLVPQNMLCSIAYVFTVVGMQKFFYDQVPTELRSIGLSLSFGALGVGNFLSSLLIFVIDEITSQNGRDSWFSNNLNRAHLDYFYWLLAGLGFLGLVAFAFLEKSFSKENISLERTAPA; encoded by the exons GTGGTGGAAGTCTTGAGAGGTTTGCATTTCGCGGGATAGAATGCAATCTCGTAAACTATCTGACGGGGCCGCTTGGACAGTCCATGGCAATTGCAGCTGGAAATGTAAATTTGTGGACAGGTTTAGGATCCTTGATGCCAGTTTTTGGAGCAATAGTTGCCGATTCATTTCTTGGCCTCTATCAAACCAACATCATTTCTTCCATCCTCTACATCCTG GGACTCGGCTTTTCGACCCTAGCAGTTGCACTTATTTCAAACAATCAAGAAACGAGCAGGATTGCAGCTGTCCCATCTACTGAACTGCAGGTTTTATTTTTCGCCTCGCTATACTTGGTAGCATTGGCGCAAGGATATCAATCCACCATACAAGTCTTCGGAGCTGATCAATTTGATCGACAACATCAAGAAGAAAGCAAAGCCAATACCTCATttttcaattggtggctttttGGATTGTCTTTAGGTGTTGCTTTAGCATATCTGATCTTACCCTACATTCAAGAAAATATAGGGTGGGGAATTGGTTTTGGAATTCCATGTCTAGCAATGGTAATTGGGCTCGTCCTACTTTTACTGGGACATAGAACTTACCGCTTTGCTATTAGAAGAGATGATACATGCCCTTGCTCGCATGAAGACGATCAAGAAGCTTCGCAAAATAATCCTCAACAAATCATTCCAACTCACGA GTTTCCCAACAAAGTTTTGCATGCCAAGAAAGATGATACAAAGGAAAACATCATCTCAGGTTCCTCCAGGAGAAAGCATACAGAAGTAAAGAAAACTCTAAAGCTGCTCCCCATATGGTCTTCTTGTTTAATGTACGCAATTGCCTGGGCACAAGTTCCCACATTTTTTACCAAGCAAGCAACCGGAGTGGACAAATCAATAGGGCAAAGCTTCAATATCCCATCAGCTTCCCTTCGGGTGTTCATCCCACTTACGACAATGTGCTGCACTCCAATATATGACCGAGTCTTTGTGCCATTAGCAAGAATTGTGACAGAAAATCCCTCGGGAATAACAGAATTCCAGAGAATAAAAATCGGGATGACAATATCTGTACTGGATATGGTTATTGCAGCTCTAGTTgagaagaaaagacttggaattGCTCAAGAATATGGTCTAATTGATATCCCAAATTCAACAGTTCCTATGAGTTTCTGGTTGTTGGTGCCTCAAAATATGTTGTGTTCAATAGCATATGTGTTCACCGTTGTGGGAATGCAGAAGTTTTTCTATGATCAGGTACCTACAGAATTAAGAAGTATTggcctctctctttcttttggtGCACTTGGAGTAGGGAACTTCTTAAGCAGCTTGCTCATATTTGTCATTGATGAAataacaagtcaaaatggaagGGATAGTTggttttctaacaacttgaatCGAGCACATCTTGATTATTTCTATTGGCTTCTTGCTGGACTAGGTTTCCTAGGTCTAGTAGCCTTTGCCTTCTTAGAAAAATCGTTCTCTAAGGAAAATATTAGTCTTGAAAGGACTGCTCCAGCATAA